One genomic window of Niveibacterium sp. SC-1 includes the following:
- a CDS encoding DUF2235 domain-containing protein, producing the protein MDTDRNLIVCLDGTWNSVGSRTNVVRLYELLSRGANQLTYYDDGVGIPDPTDPWWRQWRERLRGGWFGAGLLDNVMQAYSWLARQYRPGDRIFILGFSRGAYTARMLASLVGRPGLPVLQQDDEASLKRATGWVREWRLHLGHEPAPGQAFLPVDVHFLGAWDTVGACGVPHWNWRPPMVRIRGVRFGNSRLPAHVKTARQALAVDEHRKDYAPVLWTEQDSPDSDIAQVWFPGAHAQIGGGYDDDLLCELPLTWMCQEASRAGLRFVGTPEACEAFVPPRVRLDGSEYLAPLIDSWRHFAAGIYRLVSARCLRRVCVDGINESVHPSVWNKWANDPDYRPGNIAHLGRKDQGSPSDPDRPGSAALERAFGRGCGVPE; encoded by the coding sequence ATGGACACCGACCGCAACCTGATCGTCTGCCTTGACGGCACCTGGAACAGTGTCGGTTCCCGGACCAACGTCGTGCGCCTCTACGAGCTCCTGTCGCGTGGCGCGAATCAGCTGACCTACTACGACGACGGGGTCGGCATCCCCGACCCGACCGATCCCTGGTGGCGCCAGTGGCGCGAGCGCCTGCGCGGTGGCTGGTTCGGCGCAGGCTTGCTCGACAACGTCATGCAGGCGTATTCCTGGCTGGCGCGCCAGTACCGCCCCGGGGACCGCATCTTCATCCTGGGCTTCTCGCGTGGCGCCTACACCGCGCGGATGCTCGCTTCGCTGGTCGGCCGGCCGGGCCTGCCGGTGCTGCAACAGGACGACGAAGCCAGCCTCAAACGCGCGACGGGCTGGGTGCGCGAATGGCGCCTGCATCTAGGCCATGAACCGGCGCCGGGGCAGGCCTTCCTGCCTGTGGATGTGCATTTTCTCGGCGCCTGGGACACCGTGGGCGCCTGCGGCGTGCCGCACTGGAACTGGCGGCCACCGATGGTGCGGATCCGCGGCGTGCGCTTTGGCAACAGCCGGCTGCCCGCACATGTGAAGACCGCGCGCCAGGCCCTGGCGGTTGACGAGCATCGCAAGGACTACGCGCCCGTGCTGTGGACCGAGCAGGACTCGCCCGACTCGGACATCGCCCAGGTCTGGTTCCCCGGCGCCCATGCGCAGATCGGCGGCGGCTATGACGACGACCTGCTGTGCGAACTGCCACTGACCTGGATGTGCCAGGAAGCCTCCCGTGCGGGTCTGCGCTTCGTCGGAACCCCCGAAGCCTGCGAGGCCTTCGTGCCCCCGCGGGTGCGGCTCGATGGCAGCGAATACCTCGCGCCGTTGATCGACTCCTGGCGCCACTTCGCCGCCGGCATCTATCGCCTCGTCTCCGCCCGTTGTCTGCGGCGCGTCTGCGTGGACGGCATCAACGAATCGGTGCATCCCAGCGTCTGGAACAAGTGGGCAAATGATCCGGACTATCGGCCCGGCAACATCGCCCATCTCGGACGCAAGGACCAGGGCTCACCCTCGGATCCGGACCGCCCCGGCAGCGCGGCCCTTGAGCGCGCCTTCGGCAGAGGCTGCGGGGTGCCGGAATGA
- a CDS encoding DUF748 domain-containing protein, producing the protein MKALRAWLERGRARNWVKPSLITLAVIAVLMLLLAFAAPPLVRGIAERQLGAFLQRPVHIAAIHINPLRLAASVEGVKVEGLKGDPPLLQFDRLLVNLESSSLFRRALVLSQLRLEKPRIHVARTGPNAYTISDILARLQQKPQTPPSDEPARFAVFNIEVIDGALVFDDRPRAARHAINDIDLGLPFVSSVPADEEVDIRPRLSLVADGARLDFGGSARPFQETREASLALKLQPLDLVQYLPYLPQAPDFKVGGAKLASDLNLKFRQPHGGKPEIVVSGTLDLLDVSVSETDGSTLFDFARLRADIAALMPFAGSAHLRSLELKDPLVPLVVSTEKRLRLYDRMMQEAARYRPKQAPPAGQSAAASSPAAASSAPAPAAGEAKPFRWRIDKVLVQNAELLLEDPNVTPSFKGLIKPLNLDVEGLSNDLGRAVGVKLDLLGSEGLSARLEGRMKPSPLTWDGTLEFQGFKPSAHGGAYVLASAPQLQVDDAVVAGRLPIHFAMGEKGIALSIAEASAQIERLVLRQRGERNPFLKVAQLSLDGGALDLVARKASIGHLSLQAPQFAARRERDGKIDLARLAPVSEKPTSPEPDVERHPAPAGPAWQFGLGKLEIADGKLGFEDHARQTVLHLDLDQFNAELQGLESLEKTANLKLSTVWNKRGKLRVEGQVRPQPLNTNLRVDAQGLEIAAVAAQFTEQYEVFISRGQLGAQGELSLDLSKPEAPSGSYRGRLSLNDFASIDEINDADFLRWKSLALSGVDMKLQPLAVRVNDIALDNFYTRLILDAEGRLNLRELARARTSGDVAAAPGATASAPAASGKSGEATKTVAAPPSGKLPDIRVDTVRLSAGRVNYSDRFVQPNFDANLLKVQGKITGVGTAPSSLTELDLHGAVDGSAPVDVTGKLAPFREDRYLDIKAAVKGYELSSVSAYSAKYVGYGIERGKLSMDLRYQIENRKLTAQNRVFLDQLTFGDKVDSPQATSLPVRFAVSLLKNSRGEIDINLPVSGTLDDPQFSIGGLIWTMIGNFFKKLVTSPFSFLGGGEAGEDLAFIGFAPGSARLPPEALQKLETVAKHVREHEALKLDVTGHADPGELDALKRETLDRKLRATKLRAAAREGDSVGSLRDVRIDPEEKPKWLAQVYKDEKFEKPKNIIGLTKDLPPEEMERLLLEHSDVTAADLAPLAQARGNAVKNWLLETGKVPDERIFLLAPQVEPSDDAAKPAARVDFSLR; encoded by the coding sequence ATGAAGGCTCTGCGCGCTTGGCTTGAGCGGGGACGCGCCCGGAACTGGGTGAAGCCTTCGCTGATCACGCTGGCGGTCATCGCGGTCCTGATGCTCCTGCTGGCATTTGCCGCGCCGCCGCTGGTACGCGGCATTGCGGAGCGGCAGCTCGGCGCCTTCCTGCAGCGCCCGGTGCATATCGCGGCGATCCATATCAATCCGCTGCGTCTTGCCGCGTCGGTCGAGGGCGTGAAGGTAGAAGGCCTCAAGGGCGACCCGCCGCTGCTCCAGTTCGACCGCCTGTTGGTAAACCTGGAAAGCAGCTCGCTCTTCCGGCGCGCGCTGGTGCTCTCGCAACTGCGCCTGGAAAAGCCGCGCATCCATGTAGCGCGCACCGGCCCCAACGCCTACACGATCAGCGACATCCTCGCGCGTCTGCAGCAGAAACCGCAGACGCCGCCCTCCGACGAGCCCGCGCGCTTTGCAGTCTTCAATATTGAGGTCATCGACGGCGCCCTGGTCTTCGACGATCGCCCGCGCGCGGCACGGCACGCGATCAACGATATCGACCTGGGCCTGCCCTTTGTGTCCAGCGTGCCGGCCGACGAGGAGGTCGACATCCGCCCGCGCCTGAGCCTGGTGGCCGACGGTGCGAGGTTGGACTTCGGCGGCAGCGCGCGGCCCTTCCAGGAGACCCGCGAGGCGAGCCTCGCGCTCAAGCTGCAGCCGCTCGACCTGGTGCAATACCTGCCCTACCTGCCGCAGGCGCCGGACTTCAAGGTCGGCGGCGCAAAGCTGGCGAGCGACCTGAACCTGAAGTTCCGCCAGCCGCACGGCGGCAAACCCGAGATCGTCGTGAGCGGCACGCTCGACCTGCTCGACGTGAGCGTCTCGGAAACGGACGGCTCCACGCTCTTCGACTTCGCGCGCCTGAGAGCCGACATTGCGGCCCTGATGCCTTTTGCAGGCAGCGCGCATCTGCGCAGCCTTGAGCTCAAGGATCCGCTCGTTCCCCTGGTCGTGAGTACGGAAAAGCGCCTGCGCCTGTACGACCGCATGATGCAGGAAGCGGCGCGCTACCGACCCAAGCAGGCGCCGCCAGCGGGACAGTCCGCCGCCGCCAGTTCGCCCGCGGCTGCGAGCAGCGCGCCAGCGCCGGCAGCGGGAGAGGCCAAGCCTTTCCGCTGGCGGATCGACAAGGTCCTGGTGCAGAACGCGGAGCTGCTGCTCGAAGACCCGAACGTCACGCCTTCCTTCAAAGGCCTGATCAAGCCCCTCAACCTCGACGTCGAAGGGCTCTCCAACGATCTGGGGCGCGCCGTGGGCGTGAAGCTGGATCTGTTGGGCAGCGAGGGGCTTTCCGCGCGGCTGGAGGGTCGCATGAAGCCTTCGCCGCTGACCTGGGACGGCACCCTCGAATTCCAGGGCTTCAAGCCCAGCGCGCACGGCGGCGCCTACGTCCTCGCCAGCGCCCCGCAGCTGCAGGTCGATGACGCCGTCGTGGCCGGCCGCCTGCCCATCCATTTCGCCATGGGCGAGAAGGGCATCGCGCTGTCGATCGCGGAAGCGTCCGCTCAGATCGAGAGGCTGGTGTTGCGCCAGCGCGGCGAGCGCAATCCCTTCCTCAAGGTGGCCCAGCTTTCGCTGGACGGCGGTGCGCTGGACCTGGTGGCGCGCAAGGCGAGCATCGGTCACCTGAGCCTGCAGGCACCGCAGTTCGCGGCGCGGCGCGAGCGCGACGGCAAGATCGATCTTGCGCGCCTGGCGCCCGTGTCCGAGAAACCAACGTCGCCGGAACCTGACGTGGAGCGGCATCCGGCGCCGGCCGGACCCGCCTGGCAGTTCGGTCTCGGCAAGCTGGAGATCGCCGACGGAAAGCTGGGCTTCGAGGACCATGCACGCCAGACTGTCCTGCATCTGGATCTCGATCAGTTCAATGCGGAGCTGCAGGGACTGGAGAGCCTGGAGAAGACGGCGAACCTGAAACTCTCGACGGTCTGGAACAAGCGCGGCAAGTTGCGCGTGGAAGGGCAGGTGCGGCCGCAGCCCTTGAACACGAATCTGCGCGTCGATGCCCAGGGCCTGGAGATCGCTGCGGTGGCCGCGCAATTCACCGAGCAGTACGAAGTCTTCATCAGCCGCGGGCAGCTTGGCGCCCAGGGTGAGCTGAGCCTGGACCTGAGCAAGCCGGAGGCGCCTAGCGGCAGCTATCGCGGGCGTCTGTCCCTGAACGACTTTGCCTCGATCGACGAGATCAACGATGCGGACTTCCTGCGCTGGAAGTCACTCGCGCTCTCCGGCGTGGACATGAAGCTGCAGCCGCTGGCCGTCCGCGTGAACGACATCGCGCTCGACAACTTCTACACGCGCCTGATCCTCGACGCCGAAGGTCGCCTCAACCTGCGCGAGCTGGCGCGCGCGCGCACTAGCGGCGACGTCGCCGCGGCGCCAGGGGCCACCGCGAGCGCGCCTGCGGCGAGCGGCAAGTCGGGCGAGGCGACGAAGACGGTGGCGGCGCCGCCCAGTGGCAAGCTTCCTGACATTCGCGTCGATACCGTGCGCCTCTCCGCTGGGCGGGTGAACTACAGCGACCGTTTCGTGCAACCCAACTTCGACGCCAACCTGCTCAAGGTGCAGGGCAAGATCACTGGCGTGGGCACCGCACCTTCCAGCCTCACCGAGCTGGACTTGCACGGCGCGGTGGACGGCAGCGCGCCGGTCGATGTCACTGGCAAGCTCGCGCCCTTCCGCGAGGACCGCTACCTCGACATCAAGGCCGCGGTGAAGGGCTACGAGCTCTCCAGTGTGTCGGCCTACTCGGCCAAGTATGTGGGCTACGGAATCGAGCGCGGCAAGTTGTCGATGGACCTGCGCTACCAGATCGAGAACCGCAAGCTCACCGCGCAGAACCGCGTCTTCCTCGATCAGCTCACCTTCGGCGACAAGGTGGACAGCCCGCAGGCGACGAGTTTGCCGGTGCGGTTTGCGGTGTCGCTGCTCAAGAACAGTCGCGGCGAGATCGACATCAACCTGCCGGTGTCGGGCACCCTGGATGATCCGCAGTTCTCCATCGGTGGCCTGATCTGGACAATGATCGGCAACTTCTTCAAGAAGCTGGTGACCTCGCCCTTTTCTTTCCTCGGCGGTGGTGAAGCGGGCGAGGACCTCGCCTTCATCGGCTTTGCCCCCGGCAGCGCCCGCCTGCCGCCCGAAGCCCTGCAGAAGCTCGAAACCGTGGCCAAGCATGTGCGCGAGCACGAGGCCCTGAAGCTGGACGTCACAGGCCATGCGGACCCCGGGGAGCTCGACGCGCTCAAGCGCGAGACCCTCGATCGCAAACTGCGTGCGACCAAGTTGCGTGCGGCCGCGCGGGAAGGCGATAGCGTCGGCAGCCTGCGCGATGTGCGCATCGATCCGGAGGAGAAACCCAAGTGGCTAGCCCAGGTCTATAAAGACGAGAAGTTCGAGAAGCCCAAGAACATCATCGGCCTGACCAAGGACCTGCCACCCGAGGAGATGGAACGCCTGCTGCTCGAACACTCGGACGTCACGGCCGCCGATCTCGCGCCGCTCGCGCAGGCGCGCGGCAATGCCGTCAAGAACTGGTTGCTGGAGACGGGCAAGGTGCCCGATGAGCGCATCTTCCTGCTGGCGCCCCAGGTGGAGCCCAGCGACGACGCGGCGAAGCCCGCTGCGCGCGTCGATTTCTCCTTGCGCTGA
- a CDS encoding methyltransferase domain-containing protein: protein MSIPADFQLDRRLARRRFARSAATADAANFLAREVARRMAERLAFIKLAPTRILDLGCGVGSDLPLLAEHYPRAQRIGIDFATPLLKLAAGERGFLRRLLGAGRNEPGLISADAEHLPLAHRSVQMLWSNLMLNWLHDPMPALQEMHRVLEVDGMLMFSTLGPDTLRELRAAMPAGTGERVHRFIDMHDIGDCLVRAGFAEPVMDMETITLTYSDLDGLVRDLREAGATNASLARPRGLTGRANWARAREAYERLRADGRLPASFEIIYGHAWKAAPKKAPDGRDVIRFEPRRKP from the coding sequence GTGAGCATTCCCGCAGACTTCCAGCTCGACCGCCGACTCGCCCGCCGCCGCTTCGCGCGCTCCGCGGCCACGGCCGACGCCGCCAACTTCCTTGCGCGCGAGGTCGCCCGGCGCATGGCCGAGCGGCTGGCCTTCATCAAGCTCGCGCCCACTCGCATCCTCGACTTGGGCTGCGGCGTGGGCTCGGACCTGCCGCTGCTCGCGGAGCACTATCCGCGCGCCCAGCGCATCGGCATTGACTTCGCCACGCCCTTGCTCAAGCTCGCGGCGGGCGAACGCGGTTTCCTGCGCCGCCTCCTCGGCGCCGGCCGCAACGAGCCGGGGCTCATCAGCGCGGACGCCGAGCATCTGCCCCTCGCACACCGCAGCGTGCAGATGCTCTGGTCCAACCTGATGCTCAACTGGTTGCACGACCCGATGCCCGCGCTGCAGGAGATGCATCGCGTGCTGGAAGTCGACGGCATGCTGATGTTCTCCACGCTGGGCCCGGACACCCTGCGCGAGTTGCGCGCGGCGATGCCCGCAGGCACGGGAGAGCGGGTGCATCGCTTCATCGACATGCATGACATCGGCGACTGCCTGGTGCGTGCCGGTTTTGCGGAGCCGGTGATGGACATGGAGACGATCACCCTCACCTACTCGGATCTGGACGGCCTCGTGCGCGACCTGCGCGAAGCGGGCGCCACCAATGCGTCGCTGGCACGGCCACGCGGGCTCACCGGCCGCGCCAACTGGGCCCGCGCCCGTGAAGCCTATGAGCGCCTGCGGGCGGACGGCCGCCTGCCGGCGAGCTTCGAGATCATCTACGGCCACGCCTGGAAGGCCGCGCCCAAGAAGGCGCCGGACGGCCGCGACGTAATCCGTTTCGAACCCCGTCGCAAGCCCTGA
- a CDS encoding acyltransferase → MQKSIAGADGVRALACLMVLGHHLGQRLNPLPLSESLQAADFFLWSLSSGVAVFFVLSGMLLSRPFWDAWLDGRPMPSLTTYFVRRAARIVPAFYVAMLILFAVQLWLVPGDQLQAPVLRLVAGLAFVSGFHWLTWFPNELNGPFWSIGLEVFCYAVLPLFLLPLFTLLRRRSFASGIAWWLVGFGLVLLANAAVMALVQVPSEGRGWRFGLVGGAKYWIPNYNPVGFFAQYAFGVLAAGFIAWMPRSAACARLARSGLFDLLALAAIGLGLWPHLKWLALVAETQQMADFTFSWQNQPYFFPWFPASVALLLVSASASRWIGRVLDNPLFRGIARLSFGIYLWHFAVLEILQRTVEPGLRVFGTLSLEQWFGYATLVIALSTAIAALSWWLVEAPALRAVKRWESRRRGSGVPAAAHA, encoded by the coding sequence ATGCAGAAATCGATCGCGGGCGCCGACGGCGTCCGTGCCCTGGCCTGCCTCATGGTGCTGGGCCATCACCTGGGGCAGCGCCTCAATCCCTTGCCGCTGTCCGAGTCGCTCCAGGCGGCCGACTTCTTCCTGTGGTCGCTGTCTTCCGGTGTCGCCGTGTTCTTCGTGCTCTCCGGCATGCTGCTCTCGCGTCCGTTCTGGGACGCGTGGCTGGACGGCCGGCCGATGCCTTCACTCACCACCTATTTCGTCCGCCGCGCGGCGCGCATCGTGCCGGCCTTCTATGTGGCGATGCTGATCCTGTTCGCCGTGCAGCTCTGGCTGGTGCCGGGCGATCAATTGCAGGCGCCGGTCCTGCGGCTGGTGGCGGGACTCGCCTTCGTCTCCGGCTTCCACTGGCTCACCTGGTTCCCCAATGAGCTCAACGGACCCTTCTGGTCGATTGGCCTGGAGGTGTTCTGCTACGCGGTGCTGCCACTCTTCCTGCTGCCGCTTTTTACGCTGCTGCGGCGACGCAGCTTCGCCTCCGGTATCGCGTGGTGGCTGGTGGGCTTCGGGCTGGTCCTGCTCGCCAACGCGGCGGTGATGGCGCTGGTGCAGGTGCCGAGCGAAGGACGCGGCTGGCGGTTCGGCCTTGTCGGCGGCGCCAAGTACTGGATCCCCAACTACAACCCGGTCGGCTTCTTCGCTCAATACGCTTTCGGTGTGCTGGCCGCGGGCTTCATCGCCTGGATGCCACGCAGCGCGGCCTGCGCCCGGCTGGCGCGCAGCGGCCTCTTCGACCTGCTGGCGCTGGCGGCGATCGGCCTGGGGCTGTGGCCGCATCTCAAGTGGCTGGCGCTGGTGGCGGAAACCCAGCAGATGGCGGACTTCACCTTCAGCTGGCAGAACCAGCCCTATTTCTTCCCCTGGTTCCCGGCCTCGGTGGCCCTGCTGCTGGTGAGCGCCTCGGCTTCGCGCTGGATCGGCCGCGTCTTGGACAATCCGCTTTTCCGCGGCATCGCCAGACTTTCCTTCGGCATCTATCTCTGGCACTTCGCGGTGCTGGAGATCCTGCAGCGCACGGTCGAACCCGGGCTACGTGTCTTCGGCACCCTGTCGCTGGAGCAATGGTTCGGCTATGCGACGCTCGTGATAGCGCTGTCGACCGCGATTGCGGCGCTGTCATGGTGGCTGGTCGAGGCCCCGGCGCTGCGCGCGGTCAAGCGCTGGGAGTCGCGCCGTCGCGGCTCGGGCGTGCCGGCCGCGGCGCACGCTTGA
- a CDS encoding ComF family protein — MPNLRVRLGGWIREGLGEGLAAALPQHCFVCGARSGTWQFCTDCSAALPRVEVPVCPVCADECGGGEVCGQCLLSPPHFDRSTAALRYAFPVREWVQAIKYQARLDLARDAVRCLQAHLAPADFDCIVPVPLHPVRLAERGFNQAAVLAAPLARSCGKPLLRNAVIKDRLVPPQAGLDREARRRNLAGAFRAERRLDGLRVLVVDDVMTTGATLNELALALKAAGAAQVSNLALARAMG, encoded by the coding sequence GTGCCAAACCTGCGGGTGCGACTGGGTGGCTGGATACGCGAGGGCCTGGGCGAGGGGCTGGCTGCGGCCTTGCCGCAGCACTGCTTCGTCTGCGGCGCACGCTCCGGTACCTGGCAGTTCTGCACCGACTGTTCGGCGGCGCTACCGCGGGTGGAAGTGCCGGTCTGTCCGGTCTGCGCGGACGAATGCGGCGGTGGCGAGGTCTGCGGCCAGTGCTTGCTCTCGCCGCCGCACTTCGACCGGAGCACGGCGGCTTTGCGCTACGCCTTTCCGGTCCGCGAATGGGTTCAGGCGATCAAGTACCAGGCGCGTCTGGACCTGGCGCGCGATGCGGTGCGCTGCCTGCAGGCACACCTGGCGCCCGCGGACTTCGACTGCATCGTGCCCGTGCCCCTGCATCCGGTCCGGCTGGCCGAGCGCGGCTTCAATCAGGCCGCGGTGCTGGCGGCACCCCTGGCGAGATCCTGCGGCAAACCGCTGCTGCGGAACGCGGTCATCAAGGACCGGCTGGTGCCGCCGCAGGCAGGTCTGGACCGCGAGGCACGCCGCCGAAATCTCGCTGGCGCCTTTCGCGCCGAGCGACGTCTGGATGGCTTGCGCGTTCTCGTGGTGGACGATGTGATGACCACCGGGGCTACGCTCAATGAACTGGCTCTGGCGCTCAAGGCGGCGGGGGCCGCGCAGGTGAGCAATCTCGCGCTCGCCCGCGCCATGGGGTGA
- a CDS encoding pyrimidine 5'-nucleotidase, whose protein sequence is MQQSRSRPSRSCVWLFDLDNTLHDASPHIFPHINRSMTEYLVRHLGLEHAAADHLREDYWRRYGATLLGLMRHHGTDPAHFLHHTHQFPELPRMLVFERALRGLIKRLPGRKVVFTNAPRAYALAVLDHMNARQLFDAVIGIEALGLAPKPQPLAYRRVLRAVGVPAHRCIFVEDTLENLRAGKALGMKTVWVSRSPSAPACVDVRLPSILQLRRAVWLAR, encoded by the coding sequence ATGCAGCAAAGCCGTTCCCGCCCGAGCCGCTCGTGCGTCTGGCTCTTCGATCTCGACAACACCCTGCACGACGCCAGTCCGCACATCTTTCCGCACATCAACCGCTCGATGACCGAGTACCTCGTGCGCCATCTCGGGCTCGAACACGCGGCCGCAGACCATTTGCGCGAGGACTACTGGCGCCGCTACGGGGCCACCCTGCTTGGGCTTATGCGGCATCACGGCACGGATCCGGCCCACTTCCTCCATCACACCCACCAGTTCCCGGAACTGCCGCGGATGCTGGTGTTCGAGCGCGCGCTGCGCGGGCTGATCAAGCGCCTGCCCGGGCGCAAGGTCGTGTTCACCAACGCGCCGCGCGCCTATGCGCTCGCCGTGCTCGACCACATGAACGCGCGGCAACTCTTCGATGCGGTGATCGGCATCGAGGCCCTGGGCCTGGCCCCGAAGCCGCAACCGCTGGCGTATCGCCGCGTGCTGCGTGCGGTCGGCGTGCCGGCGCATCGCTGCATCTTCGTCGAGGACACGCTGGAGAACCTGCGTGCTGGCAAGGCGCTGGGCATGAAGACGGTATGGGTGAGCCGCAGCCCCTCCGCGCCGGCCTGTGTCGATGTGCGGCTGCCCAGCATCCTGCAGTTGCGCCGGGCCGTCTGGCTCGCCCGCTGA
- the bioB gene encoding biotin synthase BioB gives MSHTLAAPQSEAAAATLAARWTTAQITALFDLPFMDLVFRAAEVHRQHFDPNAIQRSTLLSIKTGGCSEDCGYCSQAKRYHTGVESEELMAIEEVVEKAKLAKANGASRFCMGAAWRGPKDRELVPVLEMVKQVKALGLETCVTLGMLREGQAAKLKEAGLDYYNHNIDTAPEFYASVIGTHSQQDRFDTIDKVRDAGIHVCSGGIVGMGESRRGRAAMIAQLANMDPPPESVPINNLVAIEGTPLADQPPLDPFEFIRTIAAARITMPTSYVRLSAGRRELTDEGQALAFMAGANSIFYGDKLLTTGNPEVEGDEALLKRLGLKSV, from the coding sequence ATGTCGCACACCCTCGCCGCGCCACAGTCCGAGGCCGCTGCCGCTACACTCGCAGCGCGCTGGACTACGGCCCAGATCACCGCCCTCTTCGACCTGCCCTTCATGGACCTCGTGTTCCGGGCGGCCGAAGTGCATCGCCAGCATTTCGATCCGAACGCGATCCAGCGTTCCACCCTGCTCTCGATCAAGACGGGCGGCTGCTCGGAAGACTGCGGCTACTGCTCCCAGGCCAAGCGCTACCACACCGGCGTCGAGAGCGAAGAGCTGATGGCGATCGAAGAAGTGGTCGAGAAGGCCAAGCTCGCCAAGGCCAACGGCGCCTCGCGCTTCTGCATGGGCGCTGCCTGGCGCGGCCCCAAGGATCGCGAGCTCGTCCCGGTCCTGGAAATGGTCAAGCAGGTCAAGGCGCTGGGCCTGGAAACCTGCGTCACCCTGGGCATGCTGCGCGAAGGCCAGGCCGCCAAGCTCAAGGAAGCCGGGCTGGACTACTACAACCACAACATCGATACGGCACCGGAATTCTACGCCAGCGTCATCGGCACGCACTCGCAGCAGGATCGCTTCGACACCATCGACAAGGTGCGTGACGCCGGCATCCACGTCTGCTCGGGCGGCATCGTCGGCATGGGCGAGTCGCGTCGCGGTCGTGCCGCGATGATTGCGCAGCTCGCCAACATGGACCCGCCGCCGGAGTCGGTGCCGATCAACAACCTCGTGGCGATCGAAGGCACGCCGCTGGCCGACCAGCCGCCGCTCGACCCCTTCGAGTTCATCCGCACCATCGCCGCCGCGCGCATCACGATGCCGACGTCCTACGTGCGTCTGTCGGCGGGTCGCCGCGAACTCACCGACGAAGGCCAGGCGCTCGCCTTCATGGCCGGCGCCAATTCGATCTTCTACGGCGACAAGCTGCTCACCACCGGCAACCCCGAAGTCGAAGGTGACGAGGCCCTGCTCAAGCGCCTGGGCCTGAAGTCGGTCTGA
- a CDS encoding putative Na+/H+ antiporter, with translation MTPSTIEIIGTVLFALAILHTFSTKFFERLAHRHPAHAGVWHMLGEVEVVFGFWAMILMVAMFALAGKNEATHYLDNRNFTEAMFVFAIMVIAGTRPILTLCAQIMQLLARLTPLPRGLRAYFVILAAVPLLGSFITEPAAMTLAALMLRDRIFGRGVSPRLAYATLGVLFVNISIGGTLTHFAAPPVLMVASTWKWGLAFMFEHFGWRAMLAVLVNALVVTLIFRKELTAMPRQSLPVESIPVPLTIAHVAFLAGVVVFAHHPAVFLGLFLFFLGVTQAYQRYQDTLILREGLLVAFFLAGLVVLGGLQQWWLQPLLTSMSADAVYFGATALTAITDNAALTYLGSLVQGLSDEFKYALVAGAVTGGGLTIIANAPNPAGVAILRGNFHDGAIHPFGLFVAALPPTLVAIAAFRLL, from the coding sequence GTGACTCCTTCCACCATCGAGATCATCGGCACCGTGCTCTTCGCACTGGCCATCCTGCACACCTTTTCCACCAAGTTCTTCGAGCGGCTCGCCCACCGCCATCCGGCGCATGCCGGCGTGTGGCACATGCTGGGCGAGGTCGAGGTGGTCTTCGGCTTCTGGGCGATGATCCTCATGGTCGCCATGTTCGCGCTCGCGGGCAAGAACGAGGCCACGCACTATCTGGACAACCGCAATTTTACCGAGGCGATGTTCGTTTTCGCGATCATGGTGATCGCCGGCACCCGCCCCATCCTCACCCTGTGCGCGCAGATCATGCAGTTGCTCGCGCGCCTCACGCCGCTGCCCAGGGGGCTGCGCGCGTACTTCGTGATCCTCGCGGCGGTGCCGCTGCTCGGTTCCTTCATCACTGAACCGGCCGCCATGACGCTCGCCGCGCTGATGCTGCGTGACCGCATCTTCGGGCGCGGCGTGTCGCCCCGGCTCGCCTATGCAACCCTGGGCGTGCTCTTCGTGAACATCTCGATTGGCGGCACGCTCACCCACTTTGCCGCACCCCCGGTCCTGATGGTGGCGAGCACCTGGAAGTGGGGGCTCGCCTTCATGTTCGAGCACTTCGGCTGGCGCGCCATGCTCGCGGTGCTGGTCAACGCCCTGGTCGTCACCCTCATCTTCCGCAAGGAACTCACCGCGATGCCGCGGCAGAGCCTGCCGGTCGAGTCCATCCCCGTCCCCCTGACGATTGCCCATGTGGCCTTCCTGGCCGGCGTCGTGGTCTTTGCCCACCATCCGGCGGTCTTCCTCGGCCTCTTCCTGTTCTTCCTTGGCGTCACACAGGCCTACCAGCGCTACCAGGACACCCTGATCCTGCGCGAAGGCCTGCTGGTGGCTTTCTTCCTGGCGGGGCTGGTGGTGCTCGGCGGCCTGCAGCAATGGTGGCTGCAGCCCTTGCTCACCTCGATGAGCGCGGACGCGGTGTACTTCGGTGCGACCGCGCTGACCGCGATCACCGACAACGCCGCGCTGACCTATCTCGGTTCCCTGGTGCAGGGGCTCTCCGACGAGTTCAAGTACGCGCTGGTGGCGGGCGCGGTCACCGGTGGCGGCCTCACCATCATCGCCAACGCGCCCAATCCGGCGGGCGTGGCGATCCTGCGGGGCAACTTCCACGATGGCGCAATCCACCCCTTCGGACTCTTCGTGGCCGCGCTGCCGCCGACCCTGGTCGCGATCGCGGCCTTCCGTCTGCTGTAG